From Bacteroidota bacterium:
AGAGTTCCTGAACGCACTTCGGACGCTCGACGCTTTCGGCAACCTCCAGCGCGTCGGCGGTGACCTCCGCGTCGAACTCAGCCGTAGCATTACCACCCTGGGCGACCTCGCCTCCCTGGAGCGCGTCGATGGCGGCTTCTTCGTCCGTAGCCTATCGAGTCTGACGCGTCTTGGGACGCTCTCGGCGTTGGCGTCGGTCGGAGGCGACTTTTCGATATCCAGCGTTCCGGTGCTCACTAACCTAAGCGGCCCATCGGCGCTTACCGAGGTCGGGGGGAGTTTCACGGTAGCCGAGGCGCTTGAGCTGCGTAGCACGAACGGGTTGCCGTTGCTCGAGTCCGTCGGCGGCTCGTTCTCGATTTTCAGCACGTTCAAGATTGCAGCCCTCAGTGGGTTTACCTCTCTGGCACGGGTTGGAGGCAATGTTGTCATCGAGTCAAACGACTTCGTCAACTTGAATGGCCTGCGGGGGCTCACCGAGATCGGAGGCAATCTGGACCTGCAGAACAATCAGCTCACGAGCCTCAATGGCCTTACATCCCTCACCCGGATCGGTGGTCGGCTGGTGCTGAGTGAAGCACTCCTGCAAAGCATTAGTGGCCTGGACGCCGTGGAGGCGATTGGAGGCAGCGTGTCTGTGAGCTTCACCAGCTTGCCCGAAATCAATGGGCTGCGTTCGCTGACCCGGATTGGAGAAGACCTGCTCATTGAGAACAACTCACGCCTCACTAATCTCGACGGTCTGGCTGGACTGCAGAGCATCAATGGTGAACTGGTCGTGGTCGGAAACCAATTCCTCTCGTCATGCACGTGCGGCATCGGTCGACTGTTGTCTGAGGGAGGAGGTGTCACGAGCGCAAGGATTCAAACCAATGCGCCTGGATGCAATACGCCAGAGGAGGTGCAGGCCTCCGATTCGTGCGCGACGAGTGCCGAGGAGAACACCCCGGAACCGTCCGTGGCGACTCTTGCAAATGGCTACCCAAACCCAGCGTCTGGAGAGGTCACGGTAGCCTATGAGATTCCCAGTGTAGGCATGGTGGAACTAGCTGTGTTCGACCTCATGGGGCGCGAGGTAGCACGCCTAGTCGACAGGGTGCAAGCAGCCGGGGTCTATGAAGCTGACTGGGCCGTGAACAACGTAGCGCCTGGGTTCTATCTCCTCAGGCTACGCCATAAAGACGACGTACGGACTAGTCGAGTGACCCTAGGCCACTAGCCCGTCCCCAACATGAGTGGGTCGCGCTCCGCGTCCCCTTCGCCGACGCTGACGAGATCGTGGCCGAGCAGTTTGCCGACGAGGTCGTCGTGCAGGTGCGCAACCAGCGGCGGCATGTGGCGCTGCCCAACTTCCTCGCCTACTACACGCTCACAGACGCCGAGCACGACCAGACCTGGCTCCACCTTCGCTTCGAACCGACCACGGAATGAGTGGGAGCGCGCGCCCAGCAACTTTAGGAAATGGGACCCTCAGAGTGCGTGCCTACACGGTACATATGAACTACTCTTCCTTCAGAATGGTAGTGCGAATCTAGCTACGTTCGCCGCCTTTATCTGATCACTTTGAGACAGTAGAAAATTATTTTGCACATACCATTCAAAACGTTCGGTAGCTTCGTTCAAAACGTTCGTGTCAAGCATAGTAAATCTATAGACTCTCTTGTTCTGAGACGAAATTCTACGGTCTATTCTGCACGGTTTCTTGGATTTAGATGGGCATAGTGGTTGAAGGTTAGCGTGGTCGAGCCATCGCGTGCTCCTCCTATGAACCCCCGGCGTCTGCGCCTGCACTTTGAGTGCGCTGCCCGTACGCCTTCACCCATGCCCCGAGCAGTCCCATGCAACTCGACACCCTTCCTCTTCAGACCGCCCTCGCCGAAACCATGCAGATCAACGGGGCCGTCGGTGCGGCCATCGTGGACTACGAAACCGGCATGTGCCTCGGCAGCATCGGCGGCGGCTCCCTCGACATGGAACTGGCCGCCGCTGGCAACACCGAGGTGGTCCGTGCGAAGAAGAGCATCCGCGACCAACTCGGCATCAACGAGGAGATCGAGGACATCCTGATCACGCTCGAGTCGCAGTATCACCTGATCCGGCTGGCCCACAACAACCAGAACCTGTTCTTCTACCTCGTCATCGGGAAGAACACGAACCTGGCCTTGGCCCGGATGCGCCTCAAGCAGATCGACGCGGCCCTCGACCTCTAGCGAGTGCGGACCGGCTTGGTCCTGCGAACTAGACCCAACGCCCTGCTGCGGTTCGACGCGGCAGGGCGTTCGTGTGCGTGGCCACTGCGCGCAAGTGGGACGGGTCCACGCAAGCCTTAGCCACGTAAGGCGCTGCATCCGAGGCTTTCCCTCGCTGCGGTTGTGGC
This genomic window contains:
- a CDS encoding T9SS type A sorting domain-containing protein, which encodes MIRSLDDAITSVEALSQLTRVDGPLLVLDNGSLDDLAGLEALTMVGGDLVVRDNAIVRTLDALSALTAVGGTLLVEANASLENVDGLTRVRTVGGDAALVDLPALDRLGAFDQLVSVGGTLRFDGLSMLSALDDFAALSTLGGLEVTGLPLLQQFRSLPLVERVEGAIRWVDNAALEGITGLGRLEEVGASLELRASPELDDLSGLAQTQTVGGDLRIEFLNALRTLDAFGNLQRVGGDLRVELSRSITTLGDLASLERVDGGFFVRSLSSLTRLGTLSALASVGGDFSISSVPVLTNLSGPSALTEVGGSFTVAEALELRSTNGLPLLESVGGSFSIFSTFKIAALSGFTSLARVGGNVVIESNDFVNLNGLRGLTEIGGNLDLQNNQLTSLNGLTSLTRIGGRLVLSEALLQSISGLDAVEAIGGSVSVSFTSLPEINGLRSLTRIGEDLLIENNSRLTNLDGLAGLQSINGELVVVGNQFLSSCTCGIGRLLSEGGGVTSARIQTNAPGCNTPEEVQASDSCATSAEENTPEPSVATLANGYPNPASGEVTVAYEIPSVGMVELAVFDLMGREVARLVDRVQAAGVYEADWAVNNVAPGFYLLRLRHKDDVRTSRVTLGH